One Glycine max cultivar Williams 82 chromosome 3, Glycine_max_v4.0, whole genome shotgun sequence DNA window includes the following coding sequences:
- the LOC106798135 gene encoding uncharacterized protein produces MIILSYNSRGLGRGVEWAAVRRLIVKHKVDLVCLQETKRENFNKSICQAIWGDSTGHWDFVPSVQAAGGLLCMWNNSTFVVERKEKGRSFLMLEGTCCSNNQKLIFVNVYAPCDLVGKKALWDELRQLKASNPSGMWCFLRDFNSIRSSQERISLSQRRANPYDIAAFNQWIDDMELQEIKCYGNSFTWIRPNGCVKSRLDRFLSHRIGYLFG; encoded by the coding sequence ATGATAATTCTCTCCTATAATTCTAGAGGTTTGGGGAGGGGAGTCGAGTGGGCTGCTGTTAGAAGGCTCATTGTAAAGCACAAAGTGGATCTTGTCTGCCtccaagaaaccaagagggagAACTTTAATAAAAGTATTTGCCAGGCCATTTGGGGAGACTCCACTGGTCATTGGGATTTTGTTCCATCTGTGCAAGCTGCTGGTGGCCTTTTATGTATGTGGAATAACTCCACCTTTGTGGtagaaaggaaggaaaaaggtAGAAGCTTCTTAATGCTTGAAGGCACATGTTGTAGTAATAATCAGAAGTTGATATTTGTCAATGTTTATGCTCCTTGTGATCTAGTTGGGAAGAAAGCTTTATGGGATGAGTTGAGGCAGCTGAAGGCTTCTAATCCTAGTGGAATGTGGTGTTTCCTTAGGGACTTCAATAGCATTAGAAGTTCTCAGGAAAGAATCAGCTTATCTCAAAGAAGGGCAAATCCTTATGACATTGCAGCCTTTAATCAGTGGATTGATGATATGGAGCTTCAGGAAATTAAATGTTATGGGAATAGCTTTACTTGGATTAGGCCTAATGGCTGTGTGAAAAGCAGACTTGATAGATTCTTGTCTCACAGAATTGGCTATCTCTTTGGCTGA